The Candidatus Sysuiplasma jiujiangense genome includes a window with the following:
- a CDS encoding DUF2892 domain-containing protein, whose translation MQKNVGPADRGVRIVAGLLLLAAIFYTGGLLQILVAVIGLIALVTGLSGYCVLYSIAGINRVGKNTQ comes from the coding sequence ATGCAAAAGAATGTTGGTCCTGCTGACAGGGGGGTCAGGATCGTGGCAGGACTGCTTTTACTCGCGGCCATTTTCTACACTGGTGGCCTGTTGCAGATACTTGTGGCAGTCATAGGTCTGATTGCTCTTGTTACAGGTCTAAGCGGCTACTGCGTGCTTTATTCAATAGCCGGTATAAACAGGGTCGGAAAAAACACCCAGTGA